From the genome of Geobacter sp. SVR, one region includes:
- a CDS encoding AzlD domain-containing protein, whose translation MQTKLLTLIGLMAVVTYVTRAGHLLIPQDKIPTWIREHLDLIPVVIMSSIVSTSIFIHNNSCKLEYSATYIVAAVITVLTYVFLRRGGVAVMVGLGFHIGLKMFF comes from the coding sequence ATGCAGACAAAGCTGTTGACCCTTATCGGACTAATGGCTGTGGTTACGTATGTAACTCGAGCTGGGCATTTATTGATTCCTCAAGACAAAATTCCGACCTGGATTCGAGAGCATCTTGACTTGATCCCTGTTGTGATTATGTCATCAATCGTATCAACCTCGATTTTTATTCATAATAATTCATGCAAGTTGGAATACTCAGCAACGTATATCGTTGCGGCCGTCATCACCGTCCTGACGTATGTTTTTCTGCGTCGCGGGGGGGTGGCCGTCATGGTTGGACTGGGTTTCCATATTGGTCTCAAAATGTTTTTTTGA
- a CDS encoding LysE family translocator, whose amino-acid sequence MTDFSYWFVFLSTVIILNLSPGPDMIYIMSRTVAHGRNAGFGAALGVCTGALFHVSIAALGLAAILVASPVAFTVAKYVGAAYLIYLGIQAFRSTEGLLRMDDDGIASMTFSQAFRQGVLVDILNPKVSLFFMAFLPQFVRPELGHVHMQTFGLGVLVILLSIPIESSLVLVADKISRVLRTNASYSLLLNRLLGAIFVGLGLNLVYFHF is encoded by the coding sequence ATGACCGATTTTTCCTACTGGTTTGTATTTTTATCCACGGTGATTATCCTGAATCTCTCGCCTGGGCCGGACATGATCTACATCATGTCGCGTACCGTTGCCCATGGCCGAAATGCCGGGTTTGGAGCGGCTCTCGGTGTCTGCACCGGGGCTCTTTTCCATGTATCGATTGCAGCGTTGGGTCTTGCGGCGATTCTCGTTGCATCCCCGGTTGCATTCACCGTGGCGAAATACGTGGGGGCTGCCTACTTGATTTATCTGGGAATACAAGCGTTCCGGTCCACAGAAGGTCTGCTTCGCATGGATGACGACGGTATAGCCTCCATGACCTTTTCCCAGGCTTTCCGGCAGGGGGTGCTGGTCGACATCCTCAACCCCAAGGTTTCTCTCTTCTTCATGGCCTTTCTTCCGCAGTTTGTCCGGCCGGAGCTGGGGCATGTGCATATGCAGACCTTTGGCCTGGGAGTGCTGGTAATCTTACTGTCGATCCCCATAGAGAGCAGTCTTGTACTGGTGGCGGATAAGATCAGCCGTGTTCTTCGCACCAATGCATCCTATTCGCTTCTGCTGAATCGACTGCTTGGAGCGATTTTTGTGGGGCTTGGCCTGAACTTGGTATATTTCCACTTTTGA
- a CDS encoding helix-turn-helix domain-containing protein, whose protein sequence is MSSTHKKVGYLPESKHETISPTVAAAGIQDALKVLEGRWKLPIIMNLFANGIMRFSELERAIPDVTQKMLIQQLRALEADRIVQRTVYPQVPPRVDYGLTEQGRGLCPALDALLVWAAQRNPEAEYGGYHAKYEVLELER, encoded by the coding sequence ATGTCAAGTACACACAAAAAAGTCGGGTACTTACCCGAAAGTAAGCATGAAACCATATCCCCTACCGTGGCTGCCGCGGGCATACAGGATGCTCTGAAGGTGCTGGAGGGGAGGTGGAAACTGCCGATCATCATGAACCTGTTTGCGAACGGCATCATGCGGTTCTCGGAGCTGGAACGAGCCATTCCCGACGTTACGCAGAAGATGCTCATTCAGCAGTTGCGGGCCCTGGAAGCGGATAGGATCGTTCAGAGAACCGTATATCCGCAGGTTCCGCCCCGGGTGGATTACGGACTGACGGAGCAGGGCAGGGGCCTCTGCCCTGCCCTGGATGCGTTGCTGGTATGGGCTGCGCAGCGCAACCCCGAGGCGGAATACGGCGGCTACCATGCGAAATATGAAGTCTTGGAATTGGAGAGGTAA
- a CDS encoding AzlC family ABC transporter permease, whose amino-acid sequence MKNTQRTGNSVLWNAARDLNPLIVGMLPFAIAFGIFGVTSGIPAFYVILMSATVYAGLAQFVVVNMYTSGIDQIPLLIGFVMLVNVRFFLMGISLLPYSALQPKWQRFLLAFGLSDEPYVVVINRFTTKGYNLHYQVYAYSLVYLFWVLGTAIGCAVSRVITDPLALGVDFAMCAAFLVMLFPRLRSPQNRLAAIVSSGSAVILHQAGLGEGAIVAASILGFCTVVAVKNLFSTYVREA is encoded by the coding sequence ATGAAAAACACACAGCGTACAGGCAATTCGGTGTTGTGGAACGCAGCGCGAGATCTCAATCCTCTGATAGTGGGGATGTTACCTTTTGCAATAGCCTTCGGGATTTTTGGGGTCACCTCCGGAATCCCGGCTTTTTATGTCATCCTGATGTCGGCAACGGTCTATGCGGGACTTGCCCAGTTCGTCGTAGTGAACATGTACACATCCGGAATTGATCAAATTCCACTGCTGATCGGATTTGTCATGTTGGTGAACGTCCGGTTCTTTCTTATGGGTATCTCATTGCTGCCATACAGTGCGCTTCAGCCAAAATGGCAACGCTTTTTGCTTGCGTTCGGCTTGTCAGACGAACCGTATGTGGTGGTCATCAATAGATTCACCACCAAGGGGTATAACCTGCACTATCAAGTGTATGCGTATAGCCTGGTATATCTGTTCTGGGTACTTGGAACTGCGATTGGATGCGCAGTGAGCCGAGTTATTACCGACCCGCTCGCATTGGGGGTGGATTTCGCCATGTGTGCGGCTTTTCTAGTAATGCTGTTTCCCCGTCTTCGCTCTCCCCAAAACCGACTTGCCGCAATCGTGAGTAGCGGCAGCGCGGTAATACTGCACCAAGCAGGGCTGGGTGAAGGGGCCATTGTGGCCGCAAGCATTCTTGGGTTCTGCACTGTTGTGGCAGTCAAAAACTTGTTCTCAACGTACGTCCGGGAGGCATAA
- a CDS encoding DUF1330 domain-containing protein has protein sequence MPVYMIFIRERIRDRGEIEEYGRLAPAAAAGREMKPLSVYGKLETLEGPEAQGVVLLEFPTHAEAMAWYNSEEYREARRHRFLGADYRVFALEGT, from the coding sequence ATGCCGGTGTACATGATATTCATCAGGGAGAGGATCAGGGACCGCGGCGAGATCGAGGAGTACGGAAGGCTGGCTCCTGCAGCGGCAGCAGGACGGGAAATGAAGCCTCTGTCCGTCTACGGGAAACTGGAAACGCTTGAGGGACCGGAAGCCCAGGGTGTCGTGCTGTTGGAATTTCCGACGCATGCAGAGGCAATGGCCTGGTACAACAGCGAGGAATACAGGGAGGCCAGACGACATCGGTTCCTGGGGGCGGATTACCGGGTATTTGCGCTCGAAGGAACATGA
- a CDS encoding DDE-type integrase/transposase/recombinase, producing MYLAVILDVFSRRIVGWSMDKRMTDTLAVTAFKNALVRRRTAAGLITTADQTPRYYLLAQQRKHPWILRSLQKPPAPLFPASFPFQRLSADLLRPALSITM from the coding sequence CTGTATCTTGCCGTCATTCTGGATGTCTTTTCCCGCCGGATTGTTGGCTGGAGCATGGACAAGAGGATGACGGATACCTTGGCTGTCACTGCGTTCAAGAATGCCCTGGTGCGGCGGCGCACTGCTGCTGGCTTGATCACTACAGCAGACCAAACGCCAAGGTACTACTTACTCGCACAGCAAAGGAAACATCCATGGATACTGAGATCGTTGCAGAAACCGCCCGCGCCACTCTTTCCGGCATCATTTCCTTTCCAGAGGTTGTCCGCAGACTTACTGAGACCGGCATTGAGTATTACCATGTAG
- a CDS encoding IS3 family transposase: protein MCRVFGVSRSRYYTQLNAKATKRRREDRALLVDIKAAFDDSDQTYGAGRIGHELRARGTRVGKNRIWRLMKLHGLRVKTMRRFKLTTNSDHKRPVAPNLVKRNFSAEAPVGSGPEISPTSGPPKAGCILPSFWMSFPAGLLAGAWTRG, encoded by the coding sequence ATGTGCCGCGTTTTTGGAGTGTCTCGGAGCCGGTATTACACTCAGCTTAATGCCAAAGCGACCAAGCGGCGGCGTGAGGATCGGGCGCTGCTGGTCGATATCAAGGCAGCCTTCGACGACAGTGACCAGACCTATGGTGCGGGCCGCATTGGCCACGAGCTTCGCGCTCGAGGTACCCGGGTGGGCAAGAACCGCATCTGGCGCTTGATGAAACTGCACGGGCTGAGGGTCAAGACCATGCGCCGCTTCAAGCTCACGACGAATTCGGACCACAAACGACCAGTGGCTCCGAACCTGGTCAAGCGCAACTTTTCGGCCGAAGCCCCGGTCGGCTCTGGACCGGAGATATCACCTACATCTGGACCGCCGAAGGCTGGCTGTATCTTGCCGTCATTCTGGATGTCTTTTCCCGCCGGATTGTTGGCTGGAGCATGGACAAGAGGATGA
- a CDS encoding TAXI family TRAP transporter solute-binding subunit, whose amino-acid sequence MKQSIKMPSLNRPLTRFARISFRDLVFTVLPILFITILGIGAAYRFMRPAPPTTLTITSGPAGSVFQLNAEKYRKILARNGVTLKILPSNGSLENLNRLLAPSSGVDIGFVQGGMVGDKPAGTLFSLGSVFHEPLALFYRSGKPISLISQLAGKRLAIGPEGSGTRAVAMTLLKANGIKPGDATLLDLSGEAATWALVDEKVDAAFLMGDSATPADMRSLLWTPGIHLFNFSQAEAYSRRYPYLNQLVIPMGAFDFGKNEPASDIHLLAPTVELVARNSLHPALSDLLIEAAREVHGRATLLQRAGEFPAPVEHEFRLSDDAKRYYTSGKKLLYRYMPFWLATLVDRFLVVFVPVLVLLIPGLKLVPALYDWRIKSRIYRWYGILISLERALLSRQTTEEREETLKRLDEIETQVNRMKVPLSYADQFYVLRDHISFVRQRY is encoded by the coding sequence ATGAAGCAGAGCATCAAGATGCCGTCCCTTAACAGACCGCTGACGCGCTTCGCCCGGATCTCGTTCCGCGATCTGGTTTTCACCGTCCTCCCTATCCTGTTCATAACCATCCTCGGCATAGGTGCGGCTTACCGGTTCATGCGTCCGGCCCCGCCGACCACACTCACCATCACCTCCGGACCGGCAGGAAGCGTGTTTCAGCTCAATGCCGAAAAATACAGGAAAATCCTGGCCCGCAACGGCGTAACCCTGAAGATCCTGCCTTCCAACGGCTCACTGGAAAACCTCAACCGGCTTCTGGCCCCTTCATCCGGCGTCGATATCGGCTTCGTCCAGGGGGGCATGGTCGGGGACAAGCCGGCAGGCACTCTGTTCTCCCTCGGGAGCGTGTTTCACGAGCCGCTGGCCCTTTTCTACCGTTCCGGCAAGCCGATCAGCCTGATTTCGCAGCTGGCCGGCAAACGCCTGGCAATAGGTCCGGAGGGGAGCGGCACCCGCGCCGTTGCCATGACGCTGCTCAAGGCGAACGGCATCAAGCCGGGAGATGCGACACTGCTGGATCTGTCGGGTGAAGCCGCTACCTGGGCACTTGTCGATGAGAAAGTTGACGCGGCCTTTCTGATGGGGGACTCGGCCACGCCGGCCGACATGCGGAGCCTGCTGTGGACACCGGGGATACACCTGTTCAACTTCAGCCAGGCCGAGGCTTATTCGCGGCGCTATCCCTACCTGAACCAGCTTGTCATCCCCATGGGGGCTTTCGATTTCGGCAAGAACGAACCTGCCTCGGACATCCATCTCCTGGCGCCGACCGTTGAACTGGTGGCACGCAACAGCCTCCACCCCGCCCTCTCCGATCTTCTGATCGAGGCGGCCCGGGAAGTCCATGGCCGCGCCACCCTCCTGCAGCGCGCAGGGGAGTTCCCTGCACCGGTGGAGCACGAATTCCGTCTCAGTGACGACGCGAAGCGCTACTATACCTCCGGAAAGAAGCTGCTCTACCGGTATATGCCCTTCTGGCTGGCGACGCTGGTCGACCGTTTTCTGGTGGTGTTCGTCCCTGTCCTGGTGCTGCTCATACCGGGCCTGAAACTGGTGCCGGCGCTGTATGACTGGCGCATAAAATCGCGCATCTACCGCTGGTATGGGATCTTGATTTCCCTGGAGCGGGCTCTGCTTTCCCGCCAGACGACTGAAGAGCGCGAAGAAACACTCAAGCGGCTGGACGAGATCGAAACGCAGGTAAATCGGATGAAAGTGCCCCTGTCGTACGCCGACCAGTTTTACGTCCTGCGCGATCACATCAGCTTCGTCCGGCAGCGGTATTGA
- a CDS encoding polyhydroxyalkanoic acid system family protein, translating to MPKLKMAVPHSLTQDEAIKRIKVLLDDTKKEFAHKISALHEEWDGNTGRFNFSAMGFSVSGTLTVKTSQVDISGNFPLAAMLFKRKIESTIRHCAETLLA from the coding sequence ATGCCCAAACTCAAAATGGCTGTCCCCCATAGCCTCACGCAGGATGAAGCCATCAAGCGTATCAAGGTTCTACTCGATGACACAAAAAAGGAATTTGCTCACAAGATCAGCGCATTGCATGAGGAGTGGGATGGCAATACGGGCAGGTTCAATTTTTCCGCAATGGGTTTTTCAGTGTCAGGGACGCTGACCGTGAAGACGTCGCAGGTAGATATCTCCGGTAACTTCCCTCTTGCAGCAATGCTCTTCAAGAGGAAGATCGAATCCACGATACGGCATTGTGCGGAAACGCTGCTTGCCTGA
- the speB gene encoding agmatinase → MDNKTIGSVISSAPRFCGITSFMRLPHTRDLNEVDVAIIGIPFDSDGAFRIGSRFAPESIRSQGKLCLRNYHIAHNIAPLEHIKVVDFGDSAVIPGSVERTYEVVECEVSPIFQEGVIPIALGGDHSISLPLLRAAAKKYGKVALVHFDAHLDTGDVYYDEIKYTHGTQFRRAVEEGLVDTSKSIQVGMNGTIYPEMTREYSETLGYKIITMDEAAALGSQMVANAILERTQGLPVFFSFDIDIMDVSVAPGSGAPEVGGYLTREMLQILRALRDLNIIGVDIVEVNPLFDSGQITSILAANIVFEFLAMIATRKRQRQPM, encoded by the coding sequence ATGGATAACAAAACTATTGGATCAGTAATCTCAAGTGCTCCACGTTTCTGCGGAATTACGAGTTTTATGCGACTGCCCCATACTCGTGACCTTAACGAGGTAGATGTTGCAATCATCGGCATCCCGTTTGATTCAGACGGAGCCTTTCGAATTGGTTCCCGTTTTGCACCGGAGTCCATCCGTTCGCAGGGGAAACTGTGCCTGAGAAACTATCATATTGCCCATAATATAGCGCCTCTAGAGCATATCAAGGTTGTGGATTTTGGAGATTCTGCCGTCATACCCGGTTCTGTTGAGCGAACATACGAGGTTGTTGAATGTGAAGTATCCCCGATATTTCAGGAAGGGGTTATCCCAATCGCTTTAGGAGGGGACCACTCGATTTCCTTACCGCTGTTAAGAGCTGCAGCAAAAAAATACGGTAAGGTAGCTTTGGTACATTTTGACGCCCACCTTGATACAGGTGACGTCTATTATGATGAAATCAAATACACCCACGGCACCCAATTTCGTCGTGCCGTGGAAGAAGGTCTTGTCGACACCTCAAAGTCCATCCAGGTGGGGATGAATGGAACTATTTATCCTGAAATGACCCGCGAATATTCTGAGACTTTAGGATACAAGATCATTACAATGGACGAGGCGGCTGCGCTTGGTTCCCAAATGGTAGCCAATGCTATTCTTGAACGTACTCAAGGCTTACCAGTTTTCTTCTCTTTTGATATTGATATCATGGACGTTTCTGTCGCCCCTGGTTCTGGAGCTCCGGAAGTAGGCGGCTATCTAACTCGCGAAATGCTCCAGATACTCAGAGCACTGCGCGATCTAAACATCATCGGCGTAGATATAGTTGAGGTAAACCCGTTATTCGACAGTGGTCAGATAACCTCCATTCTGGCAGCAAATATCGTATTTGAATTTCTTGCAATGATTGCTACTCGAAAGCGACAGAGACAACCAATGTAA
- a CDS encoding transposase yields MVNRRYDSDFKREAVRMVVEDGLSVREVERSLGITYGVLKGWVQKHRDHQDAAFVGRVAPESPEAELKRLRKENERLQRERDILKKAVAIFSTDPHRYSGS; encoded by the coding sequence ATGGTCAATCGACGGTACGATTCAGACTTCAAGCGCGAAGCCGTGCGCATGGTTGTTGAAGATGGTTTGAGTGTTCGCGAGGTTGAACGTAGCCTCGGGATCACTTACGGAGTTTTGAAGGGCTGGGTGCAGAAGCACCGTGATCATCAAGACGCCGCGTTTGTCGGGCGCGTTGCTCCGGAGTCGCCTGAGGCTGAACTGAAGCGGCTACGCAAAGAGAATGAACGACTCCAACGGGAGCGAGACATTCTAAAAAAAGCAGTGGCCATCTTCTCGACGGACCCGCATCGATATTCGGGTTCATAA
- a CDS encoding SDR family oxidoreductase, translating to MKNEFAGKKALVTGGTKGMGQAMALRLAAGGADVIVVARNMPPEFPLKGIEADIATSEGTDQVIEHVKKEFGCLDILINNAGGSKSPMGGYINQTDDEWQNMFELNLFGAVRLDRGLLPGMTERGKGVIIHVSSIQSHKPIYESTLAYAAAKAALNNYSKALSLEVGKHGVRVNVISPGFIETEAAGAYVRQIAEDKGISIDEARQEIMDYIGGIPLGRTGRPEEVAELAAFLASDRAAWITGVEYRIDGGTIQTV from the coding sequence ATGAAAAACGAGTTTGCGGGGAAAAAGGCGCTGGTCACGGGAGGTACCAAGGGAATGGGGCAGGCCATGGCGCTCCGCCTTGCCGCAGGGGGAGCGGATGTCATCGTTGTTGCGCGAAATATGCCCCCGGAGTTTCCGCTGAAAGGGATAGAAGCGGACATAGCCACCAGCGAAGGAACGGACCAGGTTATCGAGCATGTCAAAAAGGAGTTCGGCTGCCTGGATATCCTGATCAACAATGCCGGCGGGTCGAAATCTCCCATGGGGGGATATATCAATCAAACCGACGATGAATGGCAGAACATGTTCGAGCTCAACCTCTTCGGCGCGGTACGGCTGGACCGGGGACTCCTGCCCGGCATGACGGAGCGGGGTAAAGGGGTCATCATCCATGTCTCCTCCATCCAAAGCCACAAGCCGATCTATGAATCTACCCTTGCTTATGCGGCGGCCAAGGCGGCCTTGAATAACTACAGCAAGGCTTTGTCGCTGGAGGTGGGAAAACATGGCGTGCGGGTGAACGTCATCTCGCCGGGATTCATCGAGACCGAGGCGGCCGGCGCCTATGTCAGGCAGATTGCGGAGGATAAGGGCATCAGCATCGATGAAGCCCGGCAGGAGATCATGGACTACATCGGCGGCATACCGCTCGGAAGAACGGGGCGCCCCGAAGAGGTGGCGGAGCTGGCGGCCTTTCTTGCTTCGGACCGGGCTGCCTGGATAACAGGGGTCGAGTACCGGATCGACGGCGGAACCATTCAGACCGTATAG
- a CDS encoding DUF1398 family protein, translating into MDTEIVAETARATLSGIISFPEVVRRLTETGIEYYHVDYIALRKSFYSATGDVVTTPINYEDLPPVAADFDAVGLRAAIWDSQHQGQHYRDFTRRAMEAGVQGYIAFLRGQRVTYWGRGGDQHTEWFPGAKPTDSK; encoded by the coding sequence ATGGATACTGAGATCGTTGCAGAAACCGCCCGCGCCACTCTTTCCGGCATCATTTCCTTTCCAGAGGTTGTCCGCAGACTTACTGAGACCGGCATTGAGTATTACCATGTAGATTACATTGCCTTGCGGAAAAGCTTTTACAGCGCCACAGGTGATGTTGTCACCACCCCGATCAACTATGAAGATCTACCCCCAGTAGCCGCCGATTTCGATGCAGTGGGGTTGCGTGCAGCAATTTGGGACAGCCAGCACCAAGGCCAGCATTACCGGGACTTTACTCGGCGTGCGATGGAGGCGGGGGTGCAGGGCTATATCGCGTTTTTACGCGGTCAGCGAGTGACTTATTGGGGCCGCGGCGGCGACCAGCATACCGAGTGGTTTCCCGGGGCAAAACCAACTGATTCCAAATGA
- a CDS encoding class I SAM-dependent methyltransferase — protein MIASVHEKAVVGFGTASDFYERGRPEYPKDAVDRLIHELAIVPGTTVVDVGAGTGKFTRLLASSGARIIAVEPVEGMRRKLAAVCPWIEVRDGSAEQIPLPSGSADSLTAAQAFHWFRGEEALAEFRRVLRPGGGLGLIWNLRDDSVDWMACLGRIYERYEGGTPRYKSGEWQHAFAATSLFAPLRHCEFAHTQIGTVQTLVDRVASASFIAALPDETRVQVLEEVRALVREHPETRGKEFIHIPYRTDLFLTYAL, from the coding sequence ATGATCGCTTCAGTTCACGAAAAGGCCGTTGTGGGTTTCGGTACGGCATCTGATTTTTACGAGCGGGGGCGGCCGGAATATCCGAAAGATGCGGTCGACCGGCTGATTCACGAATTGGCCATTGTTCCGGGAACGACCGTGGTGGACGTGGGGGCCGGGACCGGCAAGTTTACCCGGTTGCTGGCGTCGTCGGGGGCGCGGATCATTGCCGTGGAACCGGTGGAGGGGATGCGGCGCAAGCTCGCAGCAGTCTGTCCGTGGATTGAGGTGCGGGACGGGAGCGCCGAGCAGATCCCCCTGCCAAGCGGTTCGGCTGATAGTCTGACGGCGGCCCAGGCCTTTCACTGGTTCCGTGGCGAGGAGGCCCTGGCCGAGTTCCGCCGCGTGCTCCGGCCCGGGGGCGGCTTGGGGCTGATCTGGAACCTCCGGGACGATTCGGTGGATTGGATGGCCTGCCTGGGACGGATCTACGAACGCTATGAAGGCGGGACACCGCGCTACAAAAGCGGCGAGTGGCAACACGCCTTTGCCGCCACGAGCCTGTTCGCGCCGCTGCGGCACTGTGAATTTGCCCATACCCAGATCGGTACGGTCCAGACCCTGGTCGACCGCGTGGCTTCGGCGAGTTTCATTGCGGCGTTGCCTGATGAAACACGGGTGCAGGTGCTGGAAGAGGTCAGGGCCCTGGTGCGCGAACATCCCGAAACCCGGGGCAAGGAGTTCATCCATATTCCCTATCGCACCGACCTGTTCCTGACCTATGCGCTTTGA
- a CDS encoding radical SAM protein produces the protein MSVEIDIILLKLPNHNIDYPSLSIPTLTRALRNDGITVIQQDVNVELKDILLTQRCLEEITYEFLPAICEYFISDPEEYTRVKNMVIYLNNIDTTIGFGALESVKSQLLERKYKQIFTSTESSNNTLILFTIASLLHNVIDLAITLDELNAPIAQDNVVIRFMKDKIKSIAAINSRIVSFSVLDIQRKATLWFAKRLRKVYQGTIVVGGPDVSIFRDNFIRHYPFINVAFLKESEVSLVKFVQGVPVDTIDGVIYRDIDGTVRINEPKHEPSNSVYRPDFDGFPLDKFLLPTLPISASRGCKWAICKFCVHHQTYTSYYERTASAVVDDIEYFVQKYHTRYFHFTDDMLDITIGTAIARELIQRGLDINILTYARFQNGFTPEILDLWARGGIKVIEWGLESASPRMLKEMAKGISIEKVQTILKDSREKGILNKLMLFHNYPSETIDDFEQTVDFLEKNIEERNVRPFFTIRNKLELRLNSELDHLSQQANQTIFPKRWNTSSIFQSKIEYEDTPDYPVKLHKLEAFLGRMQHLVSSRRVFSTNDENLTLDLVVLDVSAQEDKMCIQSI, from the coding sequence ATGAGTGTTGAAATTGATATTATCTTGTTGAAGTTGCCAAATCACAATATTGACTATCCGAGCTTATCTATACCAACACTGACACGTGCACTCCGGAATGATGGGATTACGGTTATTCAACAAGATGTTAATGTTGAACTTAAGGATATTCTACTTACTCAAAGATGCCTTGAAGAAATCACCTATGAGTTTTTACCAGCAATATGTGAATACTTTATCAGCGATCCTGAAGAGTACACTCGGGTAAAAAACATGGTTATTTACCTGAATAATATTGATACTACCATTGGATTTGGTGCTTTGGAAAGCGTAAAAAGTCAATTGCTGGAGCGTAAATACAAACAAATCTTTACCTCAACAGAGTCGAGTAACAACACCCTGATTCTCTTTACCATAGCAAGCTTGCTGCACAATGTTATCGATCTTGCAATCACATTGGACGAGCTGAATGCCCCGATAGCGCAGGACAACGTGGTAATTCGCTTCATGAAGGACAAGATCAAATCGATTGCAGCCATCAATTCCCGTATTGTCAGTTTTTCAGTACTCGATATTCAACGCAAGGCAACGCTTTGGTTCGCAAAGCGTTTACGCAAGGTTTACCAAGGAACTATAGTTGTAGGAGGACCTGATGTCTCTATATTTCGCGACAATTTCATCCGGCATTACCCATTCATCAACGTCGCCTTTTTGAAAGAATCCGAGGTCAGCTTGGTAAAGTTTGTTCAGGGAGTCCCTGTAGATACTATAGATGGGGTCATTTACCGTGACATAGATGGCACTGTTCGTATAAACGAGCCAAAACACGAACCAAGCAATTCAGTATATCGCCCAGATTTCGATGGATTTCCACTGGATAAATTCCTTCTTCCCACCTTGCCAATCAGTGCTTCTCGAGGTTGTAAATGGGCTATTTGTAAGTTTTGTGTCCATCATCAAACGTACACCAGTTACTATGAAAGAACAGCGAGTGCTGTTGTCGATGACATCGAGTATTTTGTCCAAAAGTATCATACACGTTATTTTCATTTTACCGACGATATGCTGGATATTACGATCGGTACTGCAATCGCCCGGGAGCTTATTCAAAGAGGCTTAGATATAAACATCCTTACATATGCTCGCTTTCAAAATGGCTTCACTCCAGAGATTCTCGATCTTTGGGCACGTGGCGGCATCAAGGTCATTGAATGGGGGCTTGAATCCGCCTCCCCAAGAATGTTGAAAGAGATGGCAAAGGGAATCTCCATAGAAAAAGTGCAAACCATTCTGAAAGATAGTCGCGAAAAGGGCATCCTCAATAAACTCATGCTGTTTCATAACTACCCTTCGGAAACCATAGACGATTTTGAGCAAACTGTTGATTTCTTGGAAAAAAATATCGAAGAACGAAATGTGCGCCCATTTTTCACTATTCGAAACAAACTGGAATTAAGATTGAATTCCGAACTGGATCATCTTTCACAACAAGCCAATCAGACTATTTTTCCAAAACGATGGAATACAAGTAGTATTTTTCAATCTAAAATAGAATATGAAGATACTCCTGACTACCCTGTAAAATTACATAAACTCGAAGCTTTTCTTGGCAGAATGCAGCATCTTGTCAGTTCACGTCGAGTTTTCAGCACAAATGACGAAAACTTAACGCTCGACCTTGTGGTGCTCGATGTCAGCGCACAAGAGGATAAAATGTGCATCCAAAGTATTTAA
- a CDS encoding aspartate/glutamate racemase family protein, whose translation MPDDQDQQFIQEKLVTEIEKGIMKEDTRSSLLSIIEGMRERDGIEAAILGCTELPLIFADNDANISLLNTTALHVEEICKYCLG comes from the coding sequence GTGCCGGACGACCAAGACCAGCAGTTCATTCAGGAAAAGCTTGTCACCGAGATTGAAAAGGGAATCATGAAAGAGGATACACGCTCTTCTTTACTGAGCATTATCGAAGGCATGAGAGAACGGGACGGCATCGAGGCTGCGATTCTCGGATGCACCGAACTCCCCTTGATTTTTGCCGATAACGACGCGAATATATCTCTCCTTAATACTACCGCACTGCATGTCGAAGAAATCTGCAAATATTGCCTTGGCTAA